One Spiribacter halobius DNA segment encodes these proteins:
- a CDS encoding phosphoglycolate phosphatase, translating to MIRPAAVLFDLDGTLVDSAPDLATAVNRTLAELGHAPVVEDTVRVWIGNGARTLMARALAGRRELVEEPPGLEAALERFFQHYRDCLVDRSRPYPGVRTGLDTLRGLGLPLGVVTNKPERFTAPLLEALDLAEYFRVLVGGDTLPVKKPDPAPLEHAARALAVPVADCLLVGDSRADLDAALAAGMPMVRVPYGYPGGDATFEDHPELEVASVDQLAARIEAEHTHGGAGHRTA from the coding sequence ATGATCCGGCCCGCGGCGGTGCTCTTCGACCTCGACGGCACGCTGGTGGACAGCGCCCCCGATCTCGCCACCGCGGTCAATCGCACCCTGGCCGAGCTCGGCCACGCCCCCGTGGTGGAGGACACGGTCCGGGTGTGGATCGGCAACGGCGCCCGGACGCTGATGGCCCGGGCCCTCGCCGGCCGGCGCGAGTTGGTGGAAGAACCGCCCGGGCTGGAGGCGGCGCTGGAGCGGTTCTTCCAGCACTACCGGGACTGCCTGGTGGACCGCAGCCGGCCCTATCCCGGGGTGCGGACGGGGCTCGACACCCTGCGCGGGCTGGGGCTGCCGCTGGGCGTGGTGACCAACAAGCCGGAGCGCTTTACGGCGCCGCTGCTGGAGGCGCTCGACCTGGCGGAATACTTCCGGGTGCTGGTGGGTGGCGACACCCTGCCGGTGAAGAAGCCCGACCCGGCGCCGCTGGAGCATGCCGCGCGGGCACTCGCGGTGCCGGTGGCGGACTGCCTGCTGGTGGGCGACTCGCGGGCCGATCTCGACGCCGCGCTGGCGGCGGGCATGCCGATGGTGCGCGTGCCCTATGGGTATCCCGGCGGGGATGCTACATTTGAGGACCATCCGGAGCTGGAGGTCGCCAGCGTCGATCAGCTGGCGGCCCGGATCGAGGCGGAGCACACCCATGGCGGAGCCGGTCACCGGACAGCCTGA
- the trpE gene encoding anthranilate synthase component I: MDPTTFAELARAGYTRIPLVREVLADLDTPLSTYLKLAEGPGSYLFESVQGGEKWGRYSIIGLPCRLQYRIHGHRVETRVDGEVVAAETVDDPLAWVESRHAEVHAAPATDLPALPRFLGGLVGYFGYDTVRYIEPRLGECPNPDPLGVPDILLMDSEEVLVFDNLAGRLYLVVNVEAAEGEAALERGHARLEALGQRLRVEALRYGRPSPPRTVAEEDFTSSFSQPDYEATVERIRRYIVDGDCMQVVPSRRMTAPYSGRPLDLYRALRCTNPSPYMFFLDFGDFQVVGSSPEILARLEAGEVTLRPIAGTRRRGRSEDEDRALEAELLADPKELAEHLMLIDLGRNDVGRVSETGTVRVTDRMTIERYSHVMHIVSNVTGRLRAGLGPMDVLRATFPAGTLSGAPKIRALEIIDEVEPVKRGVYAGAIGYLSWSGNMDTAIAIRTAVIKNGEVHVQAGGGIVHDSDPAAEWEETVNKGRALFRAVAMAEAGLDSG, from the coding sequence ATGGATCCGACCACATTCGCCGAGCTCGCGCGTGCGGGCTACACCCGCATCCCCCTGGTACGCGAGGTCCTCGCAGACCTCGATACCCCCCTGTCCACCTATCTCAAGCTCGCCGAGGGGCCGGGCAGCTACCTGTTCGAGTCCGTGCAGGGCGGCGAGAAGTGGGGGCGCTATTCCATCATCGGCCTGCCCTGCCGGCTGCAGTACCGCATCCACGGCCACCGGGTGGAGACCCGCGTGGACGGCGAAGTGGTGGCCGCGGAGACCGTGGACGACCCGCTGGCCTGGGTGGAGTCCCGGCACGCCGAGGTGCATGCCGCGCCGGCCACGGACCTGCCGGCGCTGCCGCGCTTCCTGGGCGGGCTGGTGGGCTACTTCGGCTACGACACCGTGCGCTACATCGAGCCGCGGCTGGGCGAGTGCCCCAATCCCGACCCCCTCGGCGTGCCCGACATCCTGCTCATGGACTCCGAGGAGGTGCTGGTCTTCGACAACCTCGCGGGGCGCCTGTACCTGGTGGTCAACGTCGAGGCGGCCGAGGGCGAGGCGGCCCTGGAGCGCGGCCATGCCCGGCTCGAGGCCCTCGGCCAGCGCCTGCGCGTCGAGGCCCTGCGCTACGGCCGGCCCAGCCCGCCGCGCACCGTGGCGGAGGAGGACTTCACCTCGAGCTTCAGCCAGCCGGACTACGAGGCCACCGTGGAGCGCATCCGCCGCTACATCGTCGATGGCGACTGCATGCAGGTGGTGCCCTCGCGGCGCATGACCGCGCCCTACAGCGGCCGGCCGCTGGATCTGTACCGGGCGCTGCGCTGCACCAACCCCTCGCCGTACATGTTCTTCCTCGACTTCGGCGACTTCCAGGTGGTGGGCTCTTCGCCGGAGATCCTGGCCCGGCTCGAGGCCGGCGAGGTCACCCTGAGGCCCATCGCCGGTACCCGCCGGCGCGGGCGCAGCGAGGACGAGGACCGCGCCCTGGAGGCGGAGCTGCTGGCGGACCCGAAGGAGCTCGCCGAGCACCTGATGCTCATCGACCTCGGCCGCAACGACGTCGGCCGGGTGAGCGAGACGGGCACGGTGCGGGTCACCGACCGCATGACCATCGAGCGCTACAGCCATGTCATGCACATCGTCTCCAACGTCACCGGCCGGCTGCGGGCGGGGCTCGGTCCGATGGACGTGCTGCGGGCGACCTTCCCCGCGGGCACCCTTTCCGGGGCGCCCAAGATCCGTGCCCTGGAGATCATCGACGAGGTGGAGCCGGTCAAGCGCGGGGTCTATGCCGGGGCGATTGGCTACCTCTCCTGGTCCGGCAACATGGACACCGCCATCGCCATCCGCACCGCGGTGATCAAGAACGGCGAGGTGCACGTGCAGGCCGGCGGCGGCATCGTCCACGACTCCGACCCGGCGGCGGAGTGGGAGGAGACGGTGAACAAGGGCCGCGCCCTGTTCCGGGCGGTGGCGATGGCCGAGGCCGGACTGGATAGCGGTTGA
- a CDS encoding anthranilate synthase component II, with the protein MLLMIDNYDSFTYNLVQYLGELGAEVAVRRNDAIGIEEIERLAPARIVISPGPCTPNEAGVSLAVVERFAGRIPLLGVCLGHQAIGQAFGARVVHAGQVMHGKTSWVHHRGEGVFRGLPQPMEATRYHSLVLAPDSLPDCLEVTAWTEHADGTLEEIMGVRHRSLDVEGVQFHPESILTAAGHDLLRNFLERPAAAA; encoded by the coding sequence ATGCTGTTGATGATCGACAACTACGACTCCTTCACCTACAACCTCGTCCAGTACCTGGGCGAGCTCGGGGCCGAGGTGGCCGTGCGGCGCAACGACGCCATCGGCATCGAGGAGATCGAGCGCCTCGCCCCGGCGCGTATCGTCATCTCGCCGGGGCCCTGCACCCCCAACGAGGCCGGCGTCTCGCTGGCGGTGGTGGAGCGCTTCGCGGGGCGTATCCCGCTGCTCGGCGTCTGCCTCGGCCACCAGGCCATCGGCCAGGCCTTCGGCGCGCGGGTGGTGCACGCAGGGCAGGTCATGCACGGCAAGACTTCCTGGGTGCATCACCGCGGCGAAGGCGTCTTCCGCGGGCTGCCGCAGCCCATGGAGGCAACCCGCTACCACTCCCTGGTGCTCGCGCCGGACAGCCTGCCGGACTGCCTCGAGGTCACCGCCTGGACCGAGCATGCCGATGGCACGCTGGAGGAGATCATGGGCGTACGCCACCGCAGCCTCGACGTCGAGGGCGTGCAGTTCCATCCGGAGTCCATTCTCACGGCGGCGGGCCACGACCTGCTGCGCAACTTTCTCGAGCGGCCGGCGGCGGCCGCCTGA
- the trpD gene encoding anthranilate phosphoribosyltransferase, with the protein MEMREAIRAVMEREDLDHEAMTGVMRRIMTGEATPAQIGGFLVGLAMKGETVTEIAAAAAVMRELATRVDVPTEHLVDTCGTGGDARGTFNISTATAFVVAAAGGRVAKHGNRSVSSASGSADVLEAAGANIDLAPAQVAACVQRTGVGFLFAPRHHSAMRHAVGPRREMGVRTLFNLLGPLTNPAGAPNQLMGVFAGHWVRPLAEVLQTLGSERVMVVHSEDGLDEISVGAPTHVAELRDGTVREYRIRPEDFGLATADLGPLRVDSAERSLEIIRAVYDGIPGPAADMLALNAGAAIHVAGLVDDLGTGVARAREALADGSARDALERFVRTTRELAAEAS; encoded by the coding sequence ATGGAGATGCGGGAGGCGATCCGCGCGGTCATGGAGCGCGAGGATCTCGACCACGAGGCGATGACCGGCGTCATGCGCCGGATCATGACCGGCGAGGCGACGCCGGCGCAGATCGGCGGCTTCCTCGTCGGCCTGGCCATGAAGGGCGAGACCGTCACCGAGATCGCCGCGGCGGCCGCCGTGATGCGCGAGCTCGCCACCCGCGTCGACGTGCCCACCGAGCATCTGGTGGACACCTGCGGCACCGGCGGTGACGCCCGCGGCACCTTCAACATCTCCACGGCCACGGCCTTCGTGGTCGCTGCCGCCGGTGGCCGCGTGGCGAAGCACGGCAACCGCTCCGTCTCCAGCGCATCCGGCAGCGCCGACGTGCTCGAGGCCGCCGGCGCGAATATCGATCTGGCCCCGGCGCAGGTGGCGGCCTGCGTCCAGCGCACCGGGGTCGGTTTCCTGTTCGCCCCACGCCATCATTCGGCCATGCGTCACGCCGTCGGCCCCCGCCGGGAGATGGGGGTGCGGACGCTGTTCAACCTGCTCGGGCCGCTCACCAATCCCGCCGGGGCCCCGAATCAGCTCATGGGCGTGTTCGCCGGGCACTGGGTGCGCCCGCTTGCCGAGGTGCTGCAGACCCTCGGCAGTGAGCGGGTGATGGTGGTGCACTCGGAGGACGGGCTCGATGAGATCAGCGTCGGCGCGCCGACCCATGTGGCCGAGCTGCGGGACGGCACGGTCCGCGAGTACCGCATCCGCCCGGAGGATTTCGGCCTCGCCACTGCCGATCTCGGCCCGCTGCGGGTGGACTCCGCCGAGCGCAGCCTCGAGATCATCCGCGCGGTCTACGACGGCATCCCCGGTCCGGCCGCGGACATGCTGGCGCTGAACGCCGGGGCGGCGATCCACGTCGCCGGCCTGGTGGACGACCTCGGCACCGGCGTGGCCCGCGCGCGGGAGGCCCTGGCCGACGGCAGCGCCCGCGACGCCCTGGAGCGATTCGTACGCACCACCCGGGAACTGGCCGCGGAGGCATCATGA
- the trpC gene encoding indole-3-glycerol phosphate synthase TrpC, giving the protein MSDGTPDILRRILQRKAEIVAERSEQIGLRAFSTRVEQAPPVRGFRAALEARIGAGDAAVIAEVKKASPSKGVLREAFDPAAIARSYEAAGAACLSVLTDEDFFQGRDEDLQLARGACGLPVLRKDFIIDAYQVYEARALGADCILLIVAALGDATLKELHLLGQELGMDVLVEVHDAEELDRALAIGAELIGINNRDLRTFETDIDTTLRLRERLPEEALVVTESGIHTAEEVAHLRRHGVHAFLVGEAFMREPDPGRKLAELFG; this is encoded by the coding sequence ATGAGCGACGGCACCCCCGATATCCTGCGCCGCATCCTGCAGCGCAAGGCGGAGATCGTCGCCGAGCGCAGCGAGCAGATCGGCCTGCGGGCGTTCAGCACCCGCGTCGAGCAGGCGCCGCCGGTGCGCGGCTTCCGCGCCGCCCTGGAGGCGCGGATCGGCGCCGGCGACGCCGCCGTGATCGCCGAGGTGAAAAAGGCCTCCCCCAGCAAGGGCGTGCTGCGGGAGGCCTTCGACCCCGCCGCCATCGCCCGCAGCTACGAGGCCGCCGGCGCCGCCTGTCTTTCGGTGCTCACCGACGAGGACTTCTTCCAGGGCCGCGACGAGGACCTGCAGCTCGCCCGCGGCGCCTGCGGCCTGCCGGTGCTGCGCAAGGACTTCATCATCGATGCCTATCAGGTCTACGAGGCCCGTGCACTGGGAGCGGACTGCATCCTGCTGATCGTCGCCGCCCTCGGCGACGCCACCCTGAAGGAGCTGCACCTCCTCGGCCAGGAGCTCGGCATGGACGTGCTGGTTGAGGTCCACGACGCCGAGGAGCTCGACCGGGCGCTCGCCATCGGCGCGGAGCTCATCGGCATCAACAACCGCGATCTGCGCACCTTCGAGACCGACATCGATACCACCCTGCGCCTGCGCGAGCGCCTCCCGGAAGAGGCCCTCGTGGTCACCGAAAGCGGCATCCACACCGCGGAGGAGGTCGCCCACCTCCGCCGGCACGGGGTACACGCGTTTCTGGTGGGGGAGGCGTTCATGCGGGAACCGGACCCGGGCCGCAAGCTGGCGGAGCTCTTCGGCTAA
- the crp gene encoding cAMP-activated global transcriptional regulator CRP has translation MVQAAKDLLNKPPMDHLLRHCHRRRYPPKTVVIYAGDQSDALYFIIEGSVSVLMDDESGHELVLAYLNAGDFFGEMGLFGQSTTRSAWIRTRTHCELAEISYNRFRQIANDDPQILFHLAGQMADRLRKTSMKVRDLAFLDVTGRIARTLLDLAAEPDAMTHPDGMQIRITRQELGRIVGCSREMVGRVLKDLEEQGLISVSGKTMVIFNTR, from the coding sequence ATGGTACAGGCGGCCAAGGATTTGCTGAACAAGCCCCCCATGGACCACCTGCTCAGGCACTGCCATCGGCGCCGCTACCCGCCGAAGACGGTGGTCATCTATGCCGGCGACCAATCCGATGCCCTCTATTTCATCATCGAGGGGTCGGTGAGCGTGCTCATGGACGACGAGAGCGGCCACGAGCTGGTGCTTGCCTATCTCAACGCCGGCGACTTCTTCGGCGAGATGGGGCTGTTCGGCCAGAGCACCACCCGCAGTGCCTGGATCCGCACCCGGACGCACTGTGAGCTGGCCGAGATAAGCTACAACCGCTTCCGCCAGATCGCCAACGACGACCCGCAGATCCTCTTCCACCTGGCCGGCCAGATGGCCGACCGCCTCCGCAAGACCAGCATGAAGGTGCGCGACCTCGCCTTCCTGGATGTCACCGGCCGCATTGCCCGCACCCTGCTCGACCTCGCCGCCGAGCCCGACGCCATGACCCACCCGGATGGCATGCAGATCCGCATCACCCGTCAGGAGCTCGGCCGCATCGTCGGCTGCTCCCGCGAGATGGTGGGCCGGGTGCTGAAGGACCTGGAGGAGCAGGGGCTGATCTCGGTGAGTGGCAAGACGATGGTGATTTTCAACACGCGTTGA
- a CDS encoding OsmC family protein, with protein MKASIRWLDGMAFEGRTGSGHSVTVDGPPDLGGRDRGPRPMELLLLGVGTCSAVDVVHILQRGRHPVSDCEVDVAAERRDEPPKVFTHIHLHFRVSGSGLKPEAVARAVRLSAEKYCSASIMLGQAAEITHDHEVVEV; from the coding sequence GTGAAGGCGAGTATCCGCTGGCTCGACGGGATGGCCTTCGAGGGCCGCACCGGCAGTGGCCACAGCGTGACGGTGGACGGGCCGCCGGACCTCGGCGGGCGCGACCGCGGGCCGCGGCCGATGGAGCTGCTGCTGCTCGGCGTCGGCACCTGCTCGGCGGTGGACGTGGTGCACATCCTTCAGCGCGGGCGCCATCCGGTGAGCGACTGCGAGGTGGACGTCGCCGCCGAGCGCCGGGACGAGCCGCCCAAGGTGTTCACGCATATCCATCTGCACTTCCGCGTCAGCGGCAGCGGGCTCAAGCCGGAGGCCGTGGCGCGGGCGGTACGGCTGTCCGCGGAGAAGTACTGCTCGGCCTCGATCATGCTGGGGCAGGCCGCGGAGATCACTCACGACCACGAGGTCGTGGAGGTCTGA
- the speD gene encoding adenosylmethionine decarboxylase produces MAQSERVKLYGFNNLTKSLSFNIYDICYANTAAQRRDYIEYIDEVYNAERLTQILTGVAEIIGATVLNVAREDYDPQGASVTILIAEQDDGTGIEETYVTAPASPGPLPETVLAHLDKSHITVHTYPESHPHRGVSTFRADIDVSTCGLISPLKALNYLIHSFDSDIVTMDYRVRGFTRDVEGRKHFIDHEITSIQNYLAEDTLARYHTIDVNMLQENIFHTKMMLKDWDVDDYLFGESASDLPDEERDHIREVLRHEMLEIFSGRNLALSAGQ; encoded by the coding sequence TTGGCGCAGTCGGAACGGGTGAAGCTCTACGGCTTCAACAATCTCACGAAGTCGCTCAGCTTCAACATCTACGACATCTGCTACGCCAACACGGCGGCGCAGAGGCGCGACTACATCGAATACATCGACGAGGTCTACAACGCCGAGCGGCTGACCCAGATCCTCACCGGCGTCGCCGAGATCATCGGCGCCACGGTGCTGAACGTCGCCCGCGAGGACTACGATCCCCAGGGCGCAAGCGTGACCATTCTGATCGCCGAGCAGGATGACGGCACCGGCATCGAGGAGACCTACGTCACCGCGCCGGCCTCGCCGGGGCCGCTGCCGGAGACCGTGCTGGCGCATCTCGACAAGAGCCACATCACGGTGCACACCTACCCGGAGAGCCACCCGCATCGCGGCGTGAGCACCTTTCGGGCGGACATCGACGTCTCCACCTGCGGGCTGATCTCGCCGCTGAAGGCGCTCAACTACCTGATCCACTCCTTCGACTCGGACATCGTCACGATGGACTACCGGGTGCGCGGCTTCACCCGGGACGTCGAGGGCCGCAAGCACTTCATCGATCACGAGATCACCTCGATCCAGAACTACCTGGCCGAGGACACCCTGGCGCGCTATCACACCATCGACGTCAACATGCTTCAGGAGAACATCTTCCACACGAAGATGATGCTCAAGGACTGGGACGTGGACGACTACCTCTTCGGCGAGTCCGCGAGCGACCTTCCGGACGAGGAGCGCGACCACATCCGCGAGGTGCTGCGCCACGAGATGCTGGAGATCTTCTCCGGGCGCAACCTCGCCCTCAGCGCCGGGCAGTGA
- the rplM gene encoding 50S ribosomal protein L13 → MRTFSAKPADVQRDWYVVDATDKTLGRLASEIAFRLRGKHKAEFTPHVDTGDYIVVVNAERVALTGRKASQKTYHRFTGYVGHMKSITFDKLITSHPERAIEHAVRGMLPKNRLGRQMIKKLKVYSGPEHNHHAQQPQALEI, encoded by the coding sequence ATGAGGACCTTCAGCGCCAAACCGGCGGACGTGCAGCGCGACTGGTACGTGGTGGATGCCACCGACAAGACACTCGGTCGGCTCGCCTCGGAGATCGCCTTCCGCCTGCGCGGCAAGCACAAGGCCGAGTTCACGCCCCACGTGGACACCGGTGACTACATCGTCGTGGTGAACGCCGAGCGCGTGGCCTTGACCGGCCGCAAGGCCTCGCAGAAGACCTACCACCGGTTTACCGGCTATGTGGGCCACATGAAGAGCATCACCTTCGACAAGCTCATCACGAGCCACCCGGAGCGGGCCATCGAGCACGCCGTGCGGGGCATGCTGCCGAAGAACCGCCTCGGGCGGCAGATGATCAAGAAGCTCAAGGTCTACAGCGGCCCCGAGCACAACCATCACGCCCAGCAGCCGCAGGCGCTGGAGATCTGA
- the rpsI gene encoding 30S ribosomal protein S9 translates to MATEQYYGTGRRKTSSARVYLRPGQGQITVNGRPLDQYFGRETARMVVRQPLELTETTDKLDVNVTVFGGGSSGQAGAIRHGITRALVQYDEDMKSGLRRAGLVTRDARMVERKKIGLHKARRATQFSKR, encoded by the coding sequence ATGGCAACCGAGCAGTATTACGGAACCGGCCGCCGCAAGACCTCCTCCGCGCGGGTCTACCTGCGCCCGGGGCAGGGACAGATCACCGTCAACGGGCGGCCGCTGGATCAGTACTTCGGGCGCGAGACCGCCCGCATGGTGGTGCGCCAGCCCCTGGAGCTCACCGAGACTACCGACAAGCTGGACGTCAATGTTACGGTCTTTGGCGGTGGTTCGAGCGGTCAGGCCGGCGCCATCCGCCACGGCATCACCCGGGCGCTGGTCCAGTACGACGAGGACATGAAGAGCGGCCTCCGCCGCGCCGGCCTCGTCACCCGCGACGCCCGCATGGTGGAGCGCAAGAAGATCGGCCTGCACAAGGCGCGCCGGGCCACCCAGTTCTCCAAGCGCTGA
- the bamE gene encoding outer membrane protein assembly factor BamE domain-containing protein, with translation MTARTLPLATILLLALFLAACATTSGTQVSDDDLGQITKGETTYSEVIERLGEPDSTKTTGEGRMIAYNYSEARPGLLSYVPYASALSKTDTEYRVVYIFFDDSDVVREVQVEDGGSESGTSL, from the coding sequence ATGACAGCTCGCACCCTGCCATTGGCCACGATCCTGCTGCTCGCCCTGTTTCTTGCTGCCTGCGCGACCACCTCGGGAACCCAGGTTTCGGACGACGACCTTGGGCAGATCACGAAAGGGGAGACGACCTACTCCGAAGTCATCGAGCGCCTCGGCGAGCCGGACTCGACGAAGACCACCGGTGAAGGCCGCATGATCGCGTACAACTACTCCGAGGCGCGCCCTGGCCTGCTGAGCTACGTGCCGTACGCCTCCGCCCTGAGCAAGACCGACACCGAGTACCGTGTCGTTTACATCTTCTTCGATGACAGCGACGTTGTTCGCGAGGTGCAGGTGGAAGACGGCGGCAGCGAGAGCGGGACGTCGCTTTAG
- a CDS encoding MoaD/ThiS family protein, whose product MQVELYGVLREAAGQSRVEIGLSGPVRVAEVLEALTESVPAIAPHLPRVACAVGDEMVGRDDELAGDRPLVLLPPVSGG is encoded by the coding sequence ATGCAGGTGGAGCTCTACGGGGTGTTGCGCGAGGCCGCCGGGCAGAGCCGGGTGGAGATCGGCCTCTCCGGGCCCGTGCGGGTCGCCGAGGTGCTGGAGGCGCTGACCGAGAGCGTGCCCGCGATCGCCCCGCATCTGCCGCGCGTGGCCTGCGCGGTGGGGGACGAGATGGTCGGTCGGGACGACGAGCTCGCCGGCGACCGGCCGCTGGTCCTGCTGCCGCCGGTGAGCGGCGGCTGA
- a CDS encoding molybdopterin molybdotransferase MoeA, with the protein MHEIDAALALCSERVGALAPVAQSLESALGRVLAEPASSVLDLPPFAQSGLDGYAVRAADTEAAPSSLALAGEVPAGAVATERLPANGAVRVFTGAMVPPGADAVVAQERVRAEPGRIHLAAPVAAGDGLRNRGEELAAGAIVCPPGQRLHAARLAALAAAGVERVMVRPAPRVAVLVTGDEVQPGAGETAPGRIRDANGPLLRGWLSERGYPVEIHHVADRLEAVRAHLEQALAEADVVVTTGGVSVGDYDLVMQAAADQGVETVFWRVRQKPGKPLYLGLAPNGVPLLGLPGNPAAVLAGASVFLRRLLDLREGLAVPGPELLGGVAAHPVRRDGVRDGWLRARREAAEGTVRLHVLDRQASHMLSNLGEADALVRVPAGETPLPAGATVQWLPLD; encoded by the coding sequence ATGCACGAGATCGACGCGGCGCTCGCGCTTTGCAGTGAGCGGGTGGGTGCACTCGCGCCGGTCGCCCAGTCCCTGGAATCGGCTCTGGGTCGGGTCCTTGCGGAGCCGGCCAGCAGCGTGCTGGATCTGCCTCCGTTCGCCCAGAGTGGGCTGGACGGCTACGCCGTGCGGGCGGCCGATACCGAGGCGGCGCCCTCGAGCCTTGCCCTGGCCGGCGAGGTGCCGGCGGGCGCCGTGGCGACGGAGCGCCTGCCGGCGAACGGCGCAGTACGCGTATTCACCGGGGCCATGGTGCCCCCCGGGGCGGATGCGGTGGTGGCCCAGGAACGGGTGCGGGCCGAGCCGGGCCGTATCCATCTGGCAGCGCCGGTGGCTGCCGGCGACGGGTTGCGGAACCGCGGCGAGGAGCTTGCCGCCGGCGCGATCGTCTGCCCGCCCGGCCAGCGCCTGCATGCCGCGCGCCTGGCCGCCCTCGCCGCCGCTGGCGTTGAGCGTGTCATGGTGCGCCCGGCGCCGCGGGTGGCGGTGCTGGTGACCGGTGACGAGGTCCAGCCCGGCGCCGGCGAAACGGCCCCCGGCCGTATCCGCGACGCCAACGGCCCCCTGCTGCGCGGCTGGCTCTCGGAACGCGGCTACCCGGTCGAGATACACCATGTGGCCGACCGCCTGGAGGCCGTTCGCGCGCACCTGGAGCAGGCGCTCGCCGAGGCCGACGTCGTGGTCACCACCGGCGGCGTCTCCGTCGGCGATTACGACCTCGTCATGCAGGCCGCGGCCGACCAGGGCGTGGAGACGGTGTTCTGGCGGGTGCGGCAGAAGCCCGGCAAGCCGCTCTACCTCGGGCTGGCGCCGAACGGCGTGCCGCTGCTCGGCCTGCCCGGCAATCCGGCGGCGGTGCTGGCCGGGGCGTCGGTATTCCTGCGCCGGCTGCTGGACCTGCGCGAGGGGCTGGCGGTGCCGGGCCCCGAGCTCCTCGGCGGCGTCGCAGCCCATCCGGTGCGCCGGGACGGTGTCCGCGACGGCTGGCTGCGGGCCCGCCGCGAGGCGGCGGAGGGGACGGTGCGGCTGCACGTCCTCGATCGTCAGGCCTCCCACATGCTGAGCAACCTCGGCGAGGCGGACGCCCTGGTCCGCGTGCCCGCAGGCGAGACGCCGCTGCCCGCCGGCGCCACGGTCCAGTGGCTGCCCCTGGACTGA
- a CDS encoding DUF2905 domain-containing protein has product MQRFLIILGLVILLVGLLWPVLQKLGLGRLPGDILVRREGFTFYFPIMTSIIVSVVLTLILWFFRK; this is encoded by the coding sequence ATGCAGAGATTCCTCATCATCCTGGGCCTGGTGATCCTTCTCGTGGGGCTGCTGTGGCCGGTGCTGCAGAAGCTCGGGCTGGGGCGGCTGCCGGGGGATATCCTGGTGCGCCGGGAGGGGTTCACCTTCTACTTCCCGATCATGACCTCGATCATCGTGAGCGTGGTGCTGACGCTGATCCTCTGGTTCTTCCGGAAGTAG
- the rpiA gene encoding ribose-5-phosphate isomerase RpiA has translation MGGEAGKRAAAEAAAALVEAGSVIGVGTGSTVNHFIDALPGRDCRGAVSSSEASSARLRELGIPVLDANEVDGLALYVDGADEVNRHLQMIKGGGGALTREKIVAAMSDRFVCIVDAAKRVGVLGAFPLPVEVIPMARSFIGRELARLGGRPVLREGFTTDNGNLILDVHGLEIAEPIRLERALNDLPGVVTNGLFALRPADLLLVGSEGGVERVER, from the coding sequence ATGGGCGGGGAAGCGGGCAAGCGCGCGGCGGCCGAGGCGGCCGCGGCGCTGGTGGAGGCGGGCAGCGTCATCGGCGTGGGCACCGGCTCCACGGTCAATCACTTCATCGACGCCCTGCCCGGGCGCGACTGCCGCGGCGCGGTGTCGAGCTCCGAGGCGAGCAGCGCGCGACTGCGCGAGCTCGGCATCCCCGTGCTCGACGCCAACGAAGTGGACGGCCTGGCCCTGTACGTCGACGGTGCCGACGAGGTGAACCGCCACCTGCAGATGATCAAGGGCGGCGGCGGTGCGCTCACCCGGGAGAAGATCGTCGCCGCCATGAGCGATCGGTTCGTGTGCATCGTCGATGCCGCCAAGCGCGTGGGGGTGCTCGGCGCCTTTCCGCTGCCGGTGGAGGTCATCCCCATGGCGCGCTCCTTCATCGGCCGCGAGCTGGCGCGCCTCGGCGGCCGGCCCGTGCTGCGCGAGGGCTTCACCACCGACAACGGCAACCTGATCCTGGACGTTCACGGCCTCGAGATCGCCGAGCCCATCCGCCTCGAACGCGCGCTCAACGACCTCCCGGGCGTGGTCACCAACGGCCTCTTCGCGCTGCGGCCGGCGGACCTGCTGCTGGTGGGGAGCGAGGGGGGTGTGGAGCGGGTCGAGCGCTGA